DNA from Phragmites australis chromosome 16, lpPhrAust1.1, whole genome shotgun sequence:
AAGGCCGGCCGGCTTATTACAAGCCTTCCCCCACAGCAGCTCAGCCATGTAGCTAGATCTGATCCTTTCTTCTTTACCAAAGCCATGtcttccttttccttcctcTTCATTGATGTCGCTAGCTAGCTAGATTTGCTTATGGCTGCAATGATTAACCATTAACGTAACCGGTGTGCATGCGTTTGTGCATGGCATGCAGGCATTGAGAGAGTTGAGGTGGAGGCGAGCATCCAGAAGGTGATCGTCACCGGGTGCGCGAACCGGAGCAAGATCCTGAAGGCGCTCAGGAGGGTGGGGCTCCGGGCGGAGCCGTGGTCGCCGCACAACGAGCTGCTCAGCGCCTACGCCGCCGGCAGCCTCATGTTCAACAACTACAGCTTCTTCTGAATCCTGATACCTTCGAGCACCTCTAGCCAGTCATCGATATGATATTTCTGCTGTTTGTTGGGGATTTGGGTGTTGCTAAATTacgtagtttttttttcttcttctctttcttcatcTGACCGGGAACGGGATGGCGTCCCACATGTACACATGGTCGCGTTTCTCCTTCTTTTGGGGCCTTTGGGGATCGTGGAGTGGTGAGGGAGGCAGCAGGCAGATGTAAAATGTTCTGTTCTGCAGGCAAGAAAATTAAGCCGGTGTCATGAACCCATGATTCGTGATGATCGAAATGAAACAAACGTGCAATGTTACAGTCACGCATGAACGACGATCGGGTCGGGCCATGAGTGAATCTTCGCAAGACCAGCACAGGATGCTGCAGAAAACTCGCAGGATCGTTTCGAGCCTGATGTGTTTCATGGGTGTGTTGctgggaaaaaaaaattctatatagTGTGCTGCAGTTATCTCCATTTGTAGCATTGTCCGGATGAACGGCATCTGTTCTCAATATAAATCACAAAGCGGTAGATCTTGtctaaatataaaattattctATATGCTTATTATTTAACAAATATGATTAGCATTGAGTGGATCCCATCCACCACTTCGAATGACGTCATCGGTGCTACAGAAGAAggtgtaggaccgagaatggcgattagaggggggtgaataggcgcctcaacaaatttctttcgaaatagattgacttttcctatttctcacccaacgcacctcaaaacgctcaagcggaagcaaaagaatcagagagacaaagcaataaGACTAGTTCCatagcaacatgactccacggatgaaatatgaaccataggttctatttaagaccattctatatgtctttgtgcacaaaaactcgcaacttccaaagaaactagataagatggacaccggacaaggttatcctccaaaaTGATAGTCTGATGgtaaggggactcaagacccgctcaaatacatgagtatgtgagtgtttaagccactagtaTCAAAAAAAATAACCCTACAAAgatgaaaaactgcagctcaaagaaaagatctacGAGCAAcgaacctctccaagttgatgatctagaggcaagggtactcaagacccataaatatacactcgtatgtgagtttttatacctctagcaacaagaagaataatctcacaagatgctgaaatttcagcccaaaaaccaaaacgaaaatcaaaaccaaaaactgaaaaacttatgaacttgcaagggaaccaatagagggaaaatagaagaaggggaattcaagcatatgcaaaaatataaacttaattactcaaagaggtcagctctattttagacagattacaaagatttatctcttaaaactctcacctattacataagctaaacattcatccttctctcctctaaaaacctagctctaaggctTTCAAATGAGTGGCataagggggctcaagtggctggttcaaagctctctctagtcatacccctctatttataggcttaggaaacttggcccttaaattttctagctttcccccaaaatacccatctcttgtagtgcactctTACCTACTACCGagtgtattttggtctattttcttctacattcatcggacggccgaggcgccttcacgacttagcttcgcctcgacgcaagcttcgcgatggtgccacatactcctccagtcctcccacggttttgaggccaaatcgcgaaaccgcctgcacacttctcaaaacgtgactcaccgccttgcttacaccttaagcaagcgcttcgatgtcgacgcgtgtactccgtcatgcgatcttgaccgctggcaagtatatcccgctcccgatccctcgagccgccttgtcatttgcaccggcatcccctttgcttgactttgtcaacacgccgtcttcatccgccttcaatgctttgcttgacctccacgtgttcagctaggatcacccttgattccgcccgacctccttgatcgtctagcactaagcactccgcttggccccgatcatcctgccATCGACCatcaaattgcatccatcacctgcacaccatgagacaagcaaacacatatctccaactccaattctaattagtccataatcaatatgctcaaatgaaatctcaaatcaattcgaatcacatcaaagctcatgcaaaaccgaagatcatcaaaccaaataaatgacaatatcaattactcatcacaagaaaaccaatgcacattacaacttggtttctcagaagGCATCTGTAACACCGCTacttagaattttctttcatgTTGATGAGCCTATTCTTGGTAGCACGGCACCACACAACTCAGCGAGGCACATGACCGGGTAGACTAGTTTGGTATGTTCGCGTGGCCTGTCCCGCTTCATGTGCGCAGCACCACTTTCTCGTGCCATTTCCAACCGACAGCCTCGCCTATCCGACACACCGCGGTTCCCAGCACCCCACGCACGAGCGACTGAGCCCTGATGGGCCTTCATGCTGATCCAAATGCCGTCTGTCAAGTTGCACCCGGGCGAGCCAATCAACATCGGGATCCTCGCCTGTCAGGGACGTGCAGCGCGTGAGGGGATGTTGGAGGGGTGACGGATTCCCTAGGACTTTGAGTTGTTGAAGCAGCATCCATCGTGGTGATGTGTGTCATGGCTGCGCACCAGCCTGACGATGAGGGCGCGAAGCCTGCCAATTCTGTGCTTCAAGGTGGGAAGGAGCTGACGGGCCGCAAGCGTGAAGCAAGGGAGTCTTGGCTCAATACTCTATACCTAAGGTCCGAATGGGCCATGTAATAGGCTAGAGGAAATCCAAAGTCTGAACCTGGCTCGTATAAAACCGGACAGACGCTTGAGAGACGGAGGCAAACAAGATAGAATAGAACTCTAAAACCTGTGAATACAATTCCTTCGTCCTCTAAAACCTCTccattcttcctcctctcctatCCCAGTTCTCTCtgcctcttccttcttctccgaCGAGCCACTGGGATTGTGACATCTGGTATTAGAGCCAACATCCTGGAGCCATCGAACTACCTCAAGAAGCCGTAGTACCACATGTGTGAGCAGCGACGGGCCATGGAGTCGGACAAGCAACTGATGGAGATCTCAAAGACTCTTGCTGCTCTCCAGGAATCAAATCAGATCAACTCAAAGGCCCTGGTCACTCTCCAGGAATCGAACCAGACCATTATGGAATTGATTCGAGATTTGGTAGGCAGGAAGCCGAAGGTGGAAGCAGCGGTCGATGAGGTGCGGGATGAACTCAGAGTTCTACACATGCAAGTAGAGCAGATCGCCAAGAATCCAGCACTGAACGTGAAGCCCCCGCTGCTACCGGCTACGCCACCCCCTCTCACACCAATCAGGGGGGGAGGATGGCGATAGTATTTTCTACAGGGTGGATCAAGTGCCTGTGCCGGACAGCCACCGCTACAATCATGGGAATCGGGGGATGACAATTGGGGAAAATATTCCACAATTTTACCTCCGGAGAAGGGTACATGTTTCTTGCCAAAATCTCATCGCGGTTTTAATACTCGAGGGGATGGATTGCATCGATTTGGGCCTGGGTTTTCTCCAGTTACTCCTCCCTGTATGGATTTTCCCTAATTTGATGGAGACAATCTGCAAGCGTGGCAACTCAGATACAAATCTTATTTCCATGTGTTCGACATTCATGAGGATCTCTGGGTTAGTATCACAATTTTGTACTGTGGGGGTAGTGCTGCTCTTTGGATTCAGTCCAATCTGAGAGTTAAGAGCATGGAATGACGAGAGTTCATATTTGCTTTGTGTGAGAAATTTGGGAAGGGAGAGTTTCAGAGCATGCTGAGACAGTCTTCGCACCTCAAACAAGTGGGTAGCGTCACACGGTACACTGAGAGGTTTAATGATATGATGCATAGCTTAATAGCTCATCATTCATCATGGGATCCTCAATTTTTTGTGACTTAATTCTTGGATGGGCTTACAGAGGAAATTCATGCTCCATTTATTTTACATCGCCTTGGATATTTGGATGTTGCCGTGTCTCTCGCTTGCTTGCAAGAGGAAGTGGTGGACGCATCCAAGCAGAAGGATCATCACCGTTTTTATGCACTCACATCTAAGGCATCGATTCGAATGGAGTATCCATTACCACCGCCACAAAATAAGCCAAGAGCTCCATAGGCGGATGACCGTCGAGGAGTTGAATGAGCACGAACACTTACTAGAGAAGATCGATTGGCGGCACTACGCATTCACCGACGAGCGCAATGCCTCTACATGAAGTGTGGAGAAAAGTGGGCTCGCGATCACTGTTGGTCTCCAACCGTGCAGCTCCATGTGATTGAGGAGATGTTGGATTTCTGGAGTGGACAAGAACACTACAACCCAATTTCAGATGATGAACACTCGCAGACAACATAAGGTAATCTCATGTCTCTGTCGGCAGCAACTATTACTGGAATTGAAGGGCCCAGGACAATTCGCTTGAGGGGTATGGTCCAGAAGAAAGAAGTACTAATGTTGACTGACTCTAGGAGCTCACATAATTTTGTGAGTGCCAATTATGCTGATAACTTGTCAGGCATCAGAAGATGTGTGACATCTATGCCAGTTAGAATTGCTAATGGAGGCATTTTGTATTGTCAGCAAGAAATGGTGCGGTGTGAATGGTGGGTCCAAGGGATATCATTCTGCACAAATCTAAAAGTGTTGCCTATTGGAGGTTATGATGTGATCTAGGTATGGAATGGTTAGAGTCACACAGTCCTATGATGGTTCATTGGAAGCACAAGCTTCTTTCCTTTGAGCACAATGGTTCGTGGGTTACTCTACACGACAATCAGTCAGAACTTGGCACTTGCAATATGATCATAGCTGTGGAGCTGTCTCACATGATGAGAAGGGATGCGGTTGCTCATAGTACAACTCTGCAGCATAGAGTCATAGGAACAGTCTGATCTGCTTCCACCAGCTATTGCTGCATTGCTTCAACAATTTGCAGATCTGTTCATTGAACCCAAAGGGCTCCCTCCTCAGAGGGCTTATGATCATAAGATTCCCCTCATTCCAGGAGCACAACCTATCAACCTAAAACCTTATAGGTACAATCTAGCACAAAAAACTGAGATAGAAAGGCAAGTTGCGGAAATGTTGGAACAAGGAATAATCCAAAGAAGTAACAGCCCCTTTGCTTCACATGTTTTGCTGGTACAAAAGAAGGACAAGACTTGGATATTTTGTGTCGATTATAGGAGATTGAATGCAATAACAATCAAAATAGGTTTCCTTTCCCTATCATAGATGAGCTCCTTGATGAGTTAGCTGGGGCTTCCATGTTTTCTAACCTAGACATGAGGGCTGGATATCATCAATTTCGAATGGATCCAATGGATGAAGCCAAAATTGACTTTAAAACTCATCATGGCCATTATGAGTTTAAGGTAATACCATATGGTTTAACTAGAGCACCAGCTACTTTCCAAAGTATCATGAATATCCTACTTGCACCATTGCTTAGGAAAGGAGTTTTGGTGTTTATAGATGACTCATTAGTTTATAGCTTCTCTCTAGACACTCATTGTCAGCTATTGCATCAAGTTTTTCATATCCTGCAATCTCATAACCTGAAAAATCAAAAGGTCCAAGTGTGCTTTTGCTAAGGACAGCCTCACATACTTAGGACATGTGATTAGTGCAGTAGGTGTGAGTACCAACCCCAAAAATATTCAAGCTGTCACAGATTGGCTGGTACCTACTACTGTTAAAGAAGTAAGGGGAATTTTGGGATTAGCTGGGTGTTATCACAAGTTTGTGCATAATTTTGGTATTATATGCAAGCCTCTCACTGATTTACTCAAGAAACACTCAGTTTTTCATTGGATATCTACTCACCAAGCATCCTTTCAAGACCTGAAACAAGCATTGATACCAACACCTGTTTTGGCCTTGCCTGATTTTTCTTGCCAATTTGTTATTGAGATTGATGCCTCTAGTAAGGGAATTGGAGCTATTTTTATGCCAAAGGGTCATCCTATAGCATTTCTCAGTAAAGCATTAGGGCCCAAAAATCAGGGATTATCCACTTATGAGAAGGAAGGGTTGGCTGTTATTCTAGCTGTTGATCACTGGCGGCAATATCTGCATAATGGAGAATTCTTGTTATGCACTGATCAAAGAATTCTGGTTCATTTTGGAGGATCAAAGGTTGACTACTGGCAATAAAAACTCACGACCAAGCTATTAGGACTTCAATTTCAGCTGGTTTACAAAAAGGGGTTAGAGAACAAGGCTGCTGATTTTCTTTCCAGATGTATCTCCCACTTTGTCACTGAAGTTAATGCCATCTCAACTATTATACCAACTTGGTTGGCCAACATTGCAGCATGTTACAAGGATGATCCTATTACCCAGAGCATTTTGACCCATCTCTCGACTACTGGAACATCTGAAAAAGGATTTCGAGTCAAAGACGGCCTATTAAGATATAAAGGTCATATTTGGGTAGGCAGTAACACTGCTATGCAGCAGACCATCATCACAGCTCTCCATTCCAGTGCTTTGGGTGATTACTCAGGGTTTTAGGCTACTTATGCTAGAATTAGAAGATTGTTTGTTTGGCCAGCAATGAAGAAAGTGATCAAGGACTTTATTGCCAGCTGTGCAGTGTGTCTTCAGTCAAAAATTGAACGAGTGCGCTATCCAGGCTTACTGCAGCCTCTCCCTATTCCTGATGCAGCTTGGCAGATTATTTCCTTGGATTTCATTGAAGGTTTGCCACGGCCTTATGGATATGATTGTGTGATGGTGGTAGTTGACAAACTCACTAAATATGCGTACTTTGTGGTTGTCACACACCCAATCACAGCAGGTCAGATTACTCACCTCTATCTCAATCACATTTATAAACTCCATGGCATGCATCAATCGATCATATCAGACCGTGACCGCATTTTCACTAGCACATTGTGGAGGGAACTGTTTAGGTTGGCAGGAACGCAGCTTTGCTTAAGTTTTGCCTATCATCAGCAATCGGATGGACAAATAGAGCATGTTAATCAGTGCCATGAAGGGTATTTGCACTGCTTTGTCCAC
Protein-coding regions in this window:
- the LOC133896341 gene encoding heavy metal-associated isoprenylated plant protein 44-like; protein product: MESTELKVEMVALHEKRVRKCLSKVKGIERVEVEASIQKVIVTGCANRSKILKALRRVGLRAEPWSPHNELLSAYAAGSLMFNNYSFF